Proteins encoded within one genomic window of Brassica rapa cultivar Chiifu-401-42 chromosome A09, CAAS_Brap_v3.01, whole genome shotgun sequence:
- the LOC103842618 gene encoding probable RNA-dependent RNA polymerase 5 isoform X4 yields the protein MVTSSSYLICSNQASLHSEIALSSSVETVLKRIYGKHNHPPIKAESRRRLSSIPHELALQTLSKVFNVEYVKGTLDGFIKYLLDQTVSSVYGSPLQCSGESPVLSPRTPGKKCCRKAIVGAEMSLLDYEVPSPKSMKLEVNGGSSLHIPPQLLALSELEFRKAFLLLSYIPGKHLGQVNITAEEIRQWKDLSMVAYEAAVWDRLGRHSCPSTDRRVSLQWDSGNTHYYQCHVSPDGSYRFKGPLMENTGTHLHNVLGDENVLTVKFADVPGEATYCNDIYSTYKEIAKKGIMLGLRRYQFFVFKDGGKEEKKKDFSGKGVKCYFIRTDSTSSNDMGKPYIFSGKSIHEARMHFMHVHTLPTLAKYMARFSLILSKTRKLEVDTSRIAFQQIDDIHCHDQNNNDVLDKNQKPCIHSDGTGYISEDLARMCPTDIFKGKHVRSDNMQANTYGKEPPMLIQFRMFHYGYAVKGTFLLNKKLPPRTVQVRPSMVKVSEDPALYNFSTFNSLEVVTTSNPPRRTKLSRNLVALLSYGGVPDEFFLDILRSTLEESKTVFDNKRAAVRAARNYGDMDEYNALQMIMSGIPLDEPHLKDHLSILLNTEKNDLKAGKLLVTESYYLMGTVDPTGKLKQNEVCVILESGQISGDVLVYRNPGLHFGDIHVLKATYVKALEEYVGNSKYGVFFPQKGPRSLGDEIAGGDFDGDMYFISRNPKLLEHYKPSEPWVSSSPPSKIYTGRKPSELSPEMLEEELFRLFLKARFHSSNVIGAAADSWLRIMDQFLTLGDDRVKETAERKSKMVKTMLKAIDIYYDALDAPKNGAKVDLPLDLKFDSFPHYMERKNKKIFKSTSILGLIYDTVVSQNEEEPPPCEIKKLQCFEDELVPEFYMEKCSRWYQEYKTEMSQAMDENNKKESASEVILKYKQVSVVNKNRLLTLLYIKELIGGMYQEFYGAAGFEESKKSLEELYLQALALYNIVYDYAIIKNKVRSCGFVWKVAGPVLCKLYLKKAEEKSIPCSVSVLKELWG from the exons atggttACTAGTTCTTCCTATCTCATCTGCTCCAACCAAGCTTCTCTGCACTCAGAGATCGCTCTTTCGAGCAGCGTCGAAACCGTTCTGAAGAGAATCTACGGGAAACACAATCATCCTCCAATAAAAGCCGAGTCAAGACGGAGACTCTCTTCGATCCCCCATGAACTGGCTTTGCAAACGCTCAGTAAAGTTTTTAATGTGGAATATGTTAAAGGAACCCTTGATGGGTTCATCAAATATCTTCTTGACCAGACCGTTTCTTCTGTTTATGGCTCTCCGCTTCAGTGCTCAGGAGAGTCTCCGGTTCTGTCTCCTAGAACCCCAGGCAAAAAGTGTTGCAGGAAGGCCATTGTCGGAGCAGAGATGTCTCTTCTTGATTATGAAGTTCCTTCTCCCAAGTCTATGAAACTAGAAGTTAATGGAGGTTCTTCTCTACACATTCCTCCTCAGCTCTTAGCTTTGAGTGAGCTTGAGTTTAGGAAGGCCTTTCTGTTGCTTAGTTATATTCCAGG gAAACATCTGGGCCAGGTTAATATAACTGCTGAGGAGATCAGACAATGGAAGGATTTGTCTATGGTTGCATATGAAGCAGCGGTTTGGGACCGTTTGGGCCGGCATTCTTGTCCATCAACAGACCGTAGAgtg TCGCTTCAGTGGGATAGCGGGAACACGCATTATTACCAATGCCATGTTTCTCCCGACGGTAGTTACAGATTCAAG GGTCCTCTTATGGAGAACACTGGAACCCACCTGCACAATGTTTTGGGTGATGAGAATGTTCTTACCGTCAAATTCGCTGACGTGCCAGGAGAGGCAACCTATTGTAACGACATATACTCTACCTACAAAGAGATTGCCAAGAAGGGTATCATGCTTGGTTTACGCCGTTATCAGTTTTTTG ttttcaaAGATGGaggaaaagaagagaagaagaaagattttTCAGGAAAGGGAGTGAAGTGTTACTTTATACGCACGGACTCTACATCTTCTAATGACATGGGAAAACCCTATATCTTCTCTGGGAAGTCCATTCATGAAGCACGTATGCATTTTATGCATGTGCATACATTGCCAACTTTGGCCAAATATATGGCGAG GTTTTCTTTAATCCTGTCAAAGACTAGGAAACTTGAAGTTGACACAAGTAGGATTGCCTTTCAGCAAATTGATGATATACACTGCCAT GATCAAAACAATAATGATGTTCTTGATAAGAACCAGAAACCTTGTATACATTCAGATGGAACTGGCTACATCTCTGAGGACCTTGCTCGGATGTGTCCTACTGATATTTTTAAAGGGAAACATGTCAGAAGCGACAATATGCAG GCAAATACTTATGGCAAAGAGCCG CCTATGCTGATACAGTTTCGGATGTTTCATTATGGATATGCTGTTAAGGGGACTTTCCTCTTGAATAAGAAA CTTCCTCCTCGAACAGTCCAGGTTCGACCTTCTATGGTCAAGGTGTCTGAAGATCCAGCCTTGTATAATTTTAGCACTTTTAACTCTCTGGAAGTTGTTACTACAAG TAATCCACCAAGAAGAACGAAACTATCAAGAAACTTGGTTGCGCTACTGAGCTATGGAGGTGTCCCTGATGAATTCTTTTTGGATATCTTGCGCAGCACGCTAGAAGAATCCAAAACCGTATTTGATAACAAACGTGCTGCCGTTAGAG CTGCTCGTAATTATGGGGATATGGACGAGTATAATGCTTTGCAAATGATCATGTCTGGTATACCACTTGATGAACCACACTTGAAGGATCATCTTTCTATTCTTCTAAACACAGAGAAGAATGATCTCAAAGCAGGAAAGCTTCTTGTTACTGAATCATATTATCTCATGGGCACTGTTGATCCCACCGGAAAGCTCAAGCAAAATGAAGTCTGCGTCATCCT GGAGTCAGGTCAGATTTCAGGGGATGTACTAGTTTACAGGAACCCTGGACTGCATTTTGGAGACATACATGTACTGAAGGCTACATATGTTAAGGCCTTGGAAGAGTATGTTGGAAACTCCAAGTATGGTGTGTTCTTCCCTCAGAAAGGTCCAAGATCTTTGGGGGATGAGATTGCCGGTGGTGACTTTGATGGTGATATGTATTTCATATCCAGAAATCCCAAG CTACTAGAACACTACAAACCAAGTGAACCATGGGTGAGCTCTTCTCCTCCTAGTAAAATCTATACTGGTAGAAAGCCAAGTGAACTCTCACCAGAAATGTTGGAAGAAGAACTTTTCAGATTGTTTTTGAAGGCAAGATTTCATTCCAG CAACGTTATAGGGGCAGCTGCAGATAGCTGGCTAAGGATAATGGACCAATTCCTCACGTTAGGAGATGATAGAGTTAAGGAAACAGCTGAAAGGAAAAGCAAAATGGTGAAGACTATGCTAAAGGCTATTGATATATACTATGATGCTCTTGATGCACCAAAAAACGGGGCTAAGGTCGATCTCCCGTTAGACTTGAAGTTCGACAGTTTTCCACATTACATGGAGCgtaaaaacaagaaaatcttTAAGTCCACTTCTATCCTTGGATTAATCTATGACACTGTGGTATCTCAGAATGAAGAGGAACCCCCTCCATGTG AAATCAAGAAACTCCAGTGTTTTGAAGATGAGCTGGTCCCTGAGTTTTACATGGAGAAATGTAGTCGCTGGTACCAGGAATACAAAACTGAAATGAGCCAGGCGATGGATGAGAATAATAAGAAGGAATCAGCTAGTGAGGTCATCCTGAAATACAAGCAGGTAAGTGTAGTCAACAAGAATCGATTACTAACGCTACTATATATAAAGGAACTCATTGGTGGAATGTATCAGGAGTTCTATGGTGCGGCAGGGTTTGAAGAAAGCAAGAAAAGCCTTGAAGAGCTCTACCTACAAGCATTGGCACTGTACAACATCGTCTACGATTATGCCATTATAAAGAACAAAGTTCGTTCTTGCGGGTTTGTCTGGAAGGTAGCAGGACCGGTCTTGTGCAAATTGTACCTTAAGAAAGCGGAGGAGAAGTCAATCCCTTGTTCAGTTTCTGTGCTCAAAGAGCTTTGGGGTTGA